Proteins encoded in a region of the Pseudomonas putida genome:
- a CDS encoding Mu transposase C-terminal domain-containing protein has translation MAAKPEKEKYYRKYGKEAGDNKYKPKPKKKIMERVLQQVQMDHTMVDMLLVDEFDRNVLVGRPWLTMIMCALTRVILGMYLSFRPPGLITVASALAFAVQDKSDFLGLYGIDPKEYPFYGIPFLIYTDNAAEFTSSRFIATCSRWGMDWDHRPVDKKWYGGLIERVVGTFMGEVHFLPGTTGSNVIQRAGLTPEKDAKYDIIQCGKHLLDQAILYHGTVHEGLQSTPRQAWFHYDSQGLLDHERVIRPDQKKRFELDFLAPSYNHTIQPYGINFEGRRYYSIELDPYIGARNVEIRFQPYDLDSIWVMVPGRFLHVPCTYTKSRLSNNWESYSSHKALSSARHVGHSAPGGLIDDEYALAAQKRQRELAVEVETQSNKKPRPPKDITAKTERLPTHPAVQPVIGPPRIIESSRDAPEILQPTLIIDRFKK, from the coding sequence GTGGCTGCAAAGCCGGAAAAAGAAAAGTATTACAGGAAGTATGGCAAGGAGGCGGGCGATAATAAATACAAGCCGAAGCCCAAAAAAAAGATCATGGAGCGTGTACTTCAGCAAGTGCAGATGGATCACACCATGGTTGACATGCTTTTGGTCGATGAATTTGATCGTAATGTTTTGGTAGGGCGTCCTTGGTTGACAATGATCATGTGTGCCCTAACGAGGGTGATACTTGGGATGTACCTGAGCTTTCGTCCCCCGGGTTTAATAACTGTAGCAAGCGCGCTAGCCTTTGCAGTCCAGGATAAGTCTGATTTCTTAGGGCTCTATGGAATCGATCCCAAAGAATATCCATTTTACGGCATCCCCTTTTTGATATATACGGATAACGCTGCTGAGTTCACGAGTTCTCGATTCATTGCAACATGTAGCAGATGGGGGATGGATTGGGATCATCGTCCAGTCGACAAAAAGTGGTACGGCGGGTTGATCGAGCGCGTAGTAGGAACGTTCATGGGGGAAGTGCACTTCCTTCCCGGAACCACAGGTAGCAATGTGATTCAGCGAGCGGGGTTAACTCCGGAAAAAGATGCTAAGTACGACATAATTCAATGTGGGAAGCACTTGCTAGATCAAGCGATCCTTTACCATGGAACGGTGCATGAAGGCTTGCAAAGCACTCCGCGCCAGGCGTGGTTTCATTATGATTCACAAGGGCTGCTAGATCATGAGAGGGTAATTAGGCCGGATCAAAAGAAGCGCTTTGAGCTTGATTTTTTGGCGCCATCCTACAACCACACGATTCAACCATATGGGATAAATTTTGAGGGCAGAAGATATTATAGTATCGAGCTTGACCCGTATATTGGTGCAAGAAATGTGGAGATAAGGTTTCAGCCTTATGACCTAGATTCTATCTGGGTTATGGTTCCTGGGAGGTTTCTACATGTCCCGTGCACATATACCAAGAGTCGCCTGTCCAACAACTGGGAGTCTTATAGCAGCCATAAAGCCTTGTCTAGTGCCCGACACGTCGGTCATAGCGCGCCTGGAGGGCTGATTGATGATGAGTATGCTTTGGCGGCCCAAAAAAGGCAGCGCGAACTAGCAGTAGAGGTTGAGACTCAATCAAATAAAAAGCCAAGGCCACCCAAAGATATCACTGCGAAAACGGAGCGGCTACCTACTCACCCAGCAGTCCAACCAGTAATTGGCCCGCCGCGTATCATTGAAAGTAGTCGAGATGCGCCGGAGATTTTGCAGCCTACACTGATAATTGATAGGTTCAAAAAATGA